The DNA segment TGGTGCCAATGCTTGCAACGTGTAACCTTCCAAGCTACGCACTCTGGCTGTTATTCTGTCTAAATCTCTTTGCAAGTTCTGCATAGTCGTGGCTATTTGATTGAGAAATTCGGCATTGGATTTCTCATCCTTTTTAATACGTTTACTGTTCCTTTCTTGCTCATTATCTATTACTGGCTCCGTGTAGCCGTTTGTACTAACGTATCCATTAGTTAACTCGGAAGGAATCTCCTTTTGTGTAACTAGTTCATTGATTTTATCGGTAGAAACGCTTAAACTGTTTGTAATTTTCTGGGTACCATTGGAAGCTTTCGTCGTATTTCGTATTTCGTCTTTCTGCGTTCGTTCCGGGGCAGACTGTgaataaatgaaattaatttcagTATTATAAATTTAAAGTAGCTGCGTGTCAAATACTTTGCATTGCCTATAATACCAGCGGCTTACTTCGACGGTATCTATAAATTCTTCTTCGCCGTCAGTATCCGGCGGGCTTGCGCTATGGCTACTGGCAGGACTAGTTTCTAAACTACTTGCAATATGACGATTCTTATTACAAACTCTATGTGGCGATGTTTCCCTTGATGCTGTACAGGAAGAAAATTATTGAAAACATTCAATTTTGTTTCGCATCTTTTCTTATGGATAGAAATTAGATAAGAGAGCATGTAATACATACCCAAAGGGGATCCAGATAATGGCATTCCGGGTTGCGAACGCATACGCTCCAACACAGGTCCAAGAAGTAATTCCAAATCTTGAGGTGGAACACTTTCACAAAATGAATCTAAACTATCTAGAAAACTGGCCACTTTGTCTGTGTAAGACATCGTTTCTACGATCTTCTTTAATTCTTCTACATAGTTGTTCATTGCCTCCGTTCTGCTCATATTGCCCAAACGTGTCCAAGCGTCCCACTTTGCCTTCTTTACTACCTCCCAGAAAGCGGGCTTTGGTTGTAGGCATTGTCCTTCCGTTGCTTGTTTGTAATACGCATAAAAACGTAGCATAATTTCATGGCTAGGTTGATATGCTCCTGAAACATGTTACCAAAATCTATGATCATTATGTTcttctattcatatcattaaTACATAGAATATAGAAAATGTTAAGCGTTACGAATTAAAAACATGCGTTACTCGAACATTGATACGGTTAAGACGTATAATCACATCGATGTACCGCTTCAAAGCGCAAGATGAATATTCTGAATTGTAGGATAAATCGTGATGTAACAAAATTTTATTTTGGGATACATTTTGCGTGAAATATTACAAAGCAATTACAACATTTATTTAAGCGCTATTAAAGAGCGACAAACAAAAGCCTGGGAATTTAATTTCCAATATAAAATTAAACAAACGATCCATAAAAAGACGCGGAAGGTAATAATCGATGGTATAATCTTGAAAAATGATAGGTATACTTGCGGTCGCTCAAGAGGAACGTTCCagttttaaacataaactacAGTTCACCCATTCCAGCTCTGTTAGAAAGTAAAATGAGACCACTCACACAATGACTTATAATAAATGGAAAGTATATGTATGCACGCGTGTTTGTGAAT comes from the Xylocopa sonorina isolate GNS202 chromosome 1, iyXylSono1_principal, whole genome shotgun sequence genome and includes:
- the LOC143427072 gene encoding acyl-CoA-binding domain-containing protein 4 is translated as MTTEEQFQAAVNVIRNLPKNGAYQPSHEIMLRFYAYYKQATEGQCLQPKPAFWEVVKKAKWDAWTRLGNMSRTEAMNNYVEELKKIVETMSYTDKVASFLDSLDSFCESVPPQDLELLLGPVLERMRSQPGMPLSGSPLASRETSPHRVCNKNRHIASSLETSPASSHSASPPDTDGEEEFIDTVESAPERTQKDEIRNTTKASNGTQKITNSLSVSTDKINELVTQKEIPSELTNGYVSTNGYTEPVIDNEQERNSKRIKKDEKSNAEFLNQIATTMQNLQRDLDRITARVRSLEGYTLQALAPPIKQPTATSYPQWWPLPECSPRLFTILIVWPFVVQLLVSLTQRYRQRSL